One segment of Anopheles stephensi strain Indian chromosome 3, UCI_ANSTEP_V1.0, whole genome shotgun sequence DNA contains the following:
- the LOC118512669 gene encoding matrix metalloproteinase-14 isoform X3 → MLRAHWIRALAIVLVGACATGTASPVSTTPQAELYLSQFGYLSPKYRNPTSGNLLDQDTWEKAIMEFQSFAGLNVTGELDGETMQLMSLPRCGVKDKVGFGSDTRSKRYALQGSRWKVKDLTYRISKYPKRLERTAVDKEIAKAFSVWSEFTDLRFTPKKTGAVHIDIRFEENEHGDGDPFDGPGGTLAHAYFPVYGGDAHFDDAEQWTIDKPRGTNLFQVAAHEFGHSLGLSHSDVRSALMAPFYRGYDPVFRLDSDDIQGIQTLYGTKTRTGGGSGGSGGGSVTPTRTPRPKTPTELDSELCTSPKIDAIFNTADGSTYAFKGDKYYKLTENAVAEGYPKKIADGWPGLPGNIDAAFTYKNGKTYFFQGTKYWRYQGRQVDGDYPKEISEGFTGVPDHLDAAMVWGGNGKIYFYKGSKFWRFDPLKRPPVKSTYPKPISNWEGVPNSIDAALQYTNGYTYFFKDDKYYRFNDRTFTVDQSDPPFPRPTAHWWYGCKNTPSTFNTLADTDDRPEPDSYSGNGGGRAGIKLSITTLLAAVLGVYLVSCC, encoded by the exons ATGTTACGCGCACACTGGATACGAGCGTTAGCGATCGTGCTGGTGGGTGCATGTGCAACCGGCACTGCATCTCCCGTTTCGACAACTCCACAAGCCGAG CTCTACCTCTCACAGTTTGGATACCTGAGTCCCAAATATCGGAACCCCACTAGCGGGAACCTGCTAGATCAGGACACATGGGAGAAAGCCATCATGGAGTTCCAGAGCTTTGCCGGGCTGAACGTTACCGGCGAGCTGGATGGGGAAACGATGCAGCTAATGTCACTGCCACGGTGCGGTGTTAAGGATAAGGTGGGCTTCGGGTCGGACACACGCTCTAAGCGGTACGCTCTGCAGGGTAGTCGCTGGAAGGTGAAGGATCTCACCTACCGGATATCCAAGTACCCGAAGCGGCTGGAACGGACGGCGGTGGATAAGGAGATAGCGAAGGCATTCAGCGTTTGGAGCGAGTTTACGGATCTACGCTTCACGCCAAAGAAAACCGGTGCCGTCCACATCGACATTCGGTTCGAGGAGAACGAGCACGGTGATGGTGATCCGTTCGATGGTCCGGGCGGTACCTTGGCCCACGCGTACTTCCCGGTGTACGGCGGTGATGCACACTTTGACGATGCGGAACAGTGGACGATTGATAAACCGCGAGGCACCAACCTGTTCCAGGTGGCAGCACACGAGTTTGGCCACTCGCTGGGACTTAGTCATTCGGATGTGAGATCGGCCCTGATGGCACCGTTCTACCGTGGGTACGATCCTGTCTTCCGGTTGGATTCGGATGATATTCAG GGCATTCAAACTCTCTACGGAACCAAGACACGAACCGGTGGTGGAAGCGgaggtagtggtggtggatcTGTCACACCGACGAGAACACCCAGACCAAAGACACCGACCGAGCTGGATTCGGAGCTGTGCACGTCTCCGAAGATCGACGCCATATTCAACACTGCCGATGGCAGTACGTACGCCTTCAAGGGCGATAAGTACTACAAGCTGACGGAGAATGCAGTCGCTGAGGGATATCCGAAAAAGATCGCCGACGGATGGCCAGGACTTCCGG GCAACATCGATGCAGCGTTCACGTACAAAAATGGCAAGACATACTTCTTCCAGGGCACCAAATACTGGCGGTACCAGGGCCGTCAGGTCGATGGTGACTATCCGAAGGAGATTAGCGAAGGGTTCACCGGCGTGCCGGACCATCTCGATGCGGCGATGGTGTGGGGCGGCAATGGCAAGATCTACTTCTACAAGGGCAGCAAATTCTGGCGGTTCGATCCGTTGAAGCGGCCACCGGTCAAGTCCACCTACCCGAAACCGATCTCGAACTGGGAAGGCGTGCCGAACAGTATCGATGCGGCACTGCAGTACACCAACGGGTACACCTACTTCTTCAAGGACGACAAGTACTATCGGTTTAACGATAGAACGTTCACG GTTGACCAGTCCGATCCACCGTTCCCGCGACCGACGGCACACTGGTGGTACGGTTGCAAGAACACACCGTCGACCTTCAACACGCTAG CAGATACGGACGATCGGCCAGAACCGGACAGCTATAGTGGCAATGGAGGAGGACGCGCCGGCATCAAGCTCAGTATTACTACCCTTTTGGCGGCCGTGCTCGGAGTGTACCTTGTCAGCTGCTGTTAG
- the LOC118512669 gene encoding matrix metalloproteinase-14 isoform X1 translates to MLRAHWIRALAIVLVGACATGTASPVSTTPQAELYLSQFGYLSPKYRNPTSGNLLDQDTWEKAIMEFQSFAGLNVTGELDGETMQLMSLPRCGVKDKVGFGSDTRSKRYALQGSRWKVKDLTYRISKYPKRLERTAVDKEIAKAFSVWSEFTDLRFTPKKTGAVHIDIRFEENEHGDGDPFDGPGGTLAHAYFPVYGGDAHFDDAEQWTIDKPRGTNLFQVAAHEFGHSLGLSHSDVRSALMAPFYRGYDPVFRLDSDDIQGIQTLYGTKTRTGGGSGGSGGGSVTPTRTPRPKTPTELDSELCTSPKIDAIFNTADGSTYAFKGDKYYKLTENAVAEGYPKKIADGWPGLPGNIDAAFTYKNGKTYFFQGTKYWRYQGRQVDGDYPKEISEGFTGVPDHLDAAMVWGGNGKIYFYKGSKFWRFDPLKRPPVKSTYPKPISNWEGVPNSIDAALQYTNGYTYFFKDDKYYRFNDRTFTVDQSDPPFPRPTAHWWYGCKNTPSTFNTLGNVRLQKSDEHPDDITNLILDAADTDDRPEPDSYSGNGGGRAGIKLSITTLLAAVLGVYLVSCC, encoded by the exons ATGTTACGCGCACACTGGATACGAGCGTTAGCGATCGTGCTGGTGGGTGCATGTGCAACCGGCACTGCATCTCCCGTTTCGACAACTCCACAAGCCGAG CTCTACCTCTCACAGTTTGGATACCTGAGTCCCAAATATCGGAACCCCACTAGCGGGAACCTGCTAGATCAGGACACATGGGAGAAAGCCATCATGGAGTTCCAGAGCTTTGCCGGGCTGAACGTTACCGGCGAGCTGGATGGGGAAACGATGCAGCTAATGTCACTGCCACGGTGCGGTGTTAAGGATAAGGTGGGCTTCGGGTCGGACACACGCTCTAAGCGGTACGCTCTGCAGGGTAGTCGCTGGAAGGTGAAGGATCTCACCTACCGGATATCCAAGTACCCGAAGCGGCTGGAACGGACGGCGGTGGATAAGGAGATAGCGAAGGCATTCAGCGTTTGGAGCGAGTTTACGGATCTACGCTTCACGCCAAAGAAAACCGGTGCCGTCCACATCGACATTCGGTTCGAGGAGAACGAGCACGGTGATGGTGATCCGTTCGATGGTCCGGGCGGTACCTTGGCCCACGCGTACTTCCCGGTGTACGGCGGTGATGCACACTTTGACGATGCGGAACAGTGGACGATTGATAAACCGCGAGGCACCAACCTGTTCCAGGTGGCAGCACACGAGTTTGGCCACTCGCTGGGACTTAGTCATTCGGATGTGAGATCGGCCCTGATGGCACCGTTCTACCGTGGGTACGATCCTGTCTTCCGGTTGGATTCGGATGATATTCAG GGCATTCAAACTCTCTACGGAACCAAGACACGAACCGGTGGTGGAAGCGgaggtagtggtggtggatcTGTCACACCGACGAGAACACCCAGACCAAAGACACCGACCGAGCTGGATTCGGAGCTGTGCACGTCTCCGAAGATCGACGCCATATTCAACACTGCCGATGGCAGTACGTACGCCTTCAAGGGCGATAAGTACTACAAGCTGACGGAGAATGCAGTCGCTGAGGGATATCCGAAAAAGATCGCCGACGGATGGCCAGGACTTCCGG GCAACATCGATGCAGCGTTCACGTACAAAAATGGCAAGACATACTTCTTCCAGGGCACCAAATACTGGCGGTACCAGGGCCGTCAGGTCGATGGTGACTATCCGAAGGAGATTAGCGAAGGGTTCACCGGCGTGCCGGACCATCTCGATGCGGCGATGGTGTGGGGCGGCAATGGCAAGATCTACTTCTACAAGGGCAGCAAATTCTGGCGGTTCGATCCGTTGAAGCGGCCACCGGTCAAGTCCACCTACCCGAAACCGATCTCGAACTGGGAAGGCGTGCCGAACAGTATCGATGCGGCACTGCAGTACACCAACGGGTACACCTACTTCTTCAAGGACGACAAGTACTATCGGTTTAACGATAGAACGTTCACG GTTGACCAGTCCGATCCACCGTTCCCGCGACCGACGGCACACTGGTGGTACGGTTGCAAGAACACACCGTCGACCTTCAACACGCTAGGTAATGTACGATTGCAAAAATCCGACGAACATCCCGACGATATCACCAATTTGATTCTGGATGCCG CAGATACGGACGATCGGCCAGAACCGGACAGCTATAGTGGCAATGGAGGAGGACGCGCCGGCATCAAGCTCAGTATTACTACCCTTTTGGCGGCCGTGCTCGGAGTGTACCTTGTCAGCTGCTGTTAG
- the LOC118512669 gene encoding matrix metalloproteinase-14 isoform X2 has translation MLRAHWIRALAIVLVGACATGTASPVSTTPQAELYLSQFGYLSPKYRNPTSGNLLDQDTWEKAIMEFQSFAGLNVTGELDGETMQLMSLPRCGVKDKVGFGSDTRSKRYALQGSRWKVKDLTYRISKYPKRLERTAVDKEIAKAFSVWSEFTDLRFTPKKTGAVHIDIRFEENEHGDGDPFDGPGGTLAHAYFPVYGGDAHFDDAEQWTIDKPRGTNLFQVAAHEFGHSLGLSHSDVRSALMAPFYRGYDPVFRLDSDDIQGIQTLYGTKTRTGGGSGGSGGGSVTPTRTPRPKTPTELDSELCTSPKIDAIFNTADGSTYAFKGDKYYKLTENAVAEGYPKKIADGWPGLPGNIDAAFTYKNGKTYFFQGTKYWRYQGRQVDGDYPKEISEGFTGVPDHLDAAMVWGGNGKIYFYKGSKFWRFDPLKRPPVKSTYPKPISNWEGVPNSIDAALQYTNGYTYFFKDDKYYRFNDRTFTVDQSDPPFPRPTAHWWYGCKNTPSTFNTLGNVRLQKSDEHPDDITNLILDADTDDRPEPDSYSGNGGGRAGIKLSITTLLAAVLGVYLVSCC, from the exons ATGTTACGCGCACACTGGATACGAGCGTTAGCGATCGTGCTGGTGGGTGCATGTGCAACCGGCACTGCATCTCCCGTTTCGACAACTCCACAAGCCGAG CTCTACCTCTCACAGTTTGGATACCTGAGTCCCAAATATCGGAACCCCACTAGCGGGAACCTGCTAGATCAGGACACATGGGAGAAAGCCATCATGGAGTTCCAGAGCTTTGCCGGGCTGAACGTTACCGGCGAGCTGGATGGGGAAACGATGCAGCTAATGTCACTGCCACGGTGCGGTGTTAAGGATAAGGTGGGCTTCGGGTCGGACACACGCTCTAAGCGGTACGCTCTGCAGGGTAGTCGCTGGAAGGTGAAGGATCTCACCTACCGGATATCCAAGTACCCGAAGCGGCTGGAACGGACGGCGGTGGATAAGGAGATAGCGAAGGCATTCAGCGTTTGGAGCGAGTTTACGGATCTACGCTTCACGCCAAAGAAAACCGGTGCCGTCCACATCGACATTCGGTTCGAGGAGAACGAGCACGGTGATGGTGATCCGTTCGATGGTCCGGGCGGTACCTTGGCCCACGCGTACTTCCCGGTGTACGGCGGTGATGCACACTTTGACGATGCGGAACAGTGGACGATTGATAAACCGCGAGGCACCAACCTGTTCCAGGTGGCAGCACACGAGTTTGGCCACTCGCTGGGACTTAGTCATTCGGATGTGAGATCGGCCCTGATGGCACCGTTCTACCGTGGGTACGATCCTGTCTTCCGGTTGGATTCGGATGATATTCAG GGCATTCAAACTCTCTACGGAACCAAGACACGAACCGGTGGTGGAAGCGgaggtagtggtggtggatcTGTCACACCGACGAGAACACCCAGACCAAAGACACCGACCGAGCTGGATTCGGAGCTGTGCACGTCTCCGAAGATCGACGCCATATTCAACACTGCCGATGGCAGTACGTACGCCTTCAAGGGCGATAAGTACTACAAGCTGACGGAGAATGCAGTCGCTGAGGGATATCCGAAAAAGATCGCCGACGGATGGCCAGGACTTCCGG GCAACATCGATGCAGCGTTCACGTACAAAAATGGCAAGACATACTTCTTCCAGGGCACCAAATACTGGCGGTACCAGGGCCGTCAGGTCGATGGTGACTATCCGAAGGAGATTAGCGAAGGGTTCACCGGCGTGCCGGACCATCTCGATGCGGCGATGGTGTGGGGCGGCAATGGCAAGATCTACTTCTACAAGGGCAGCAAATTCTGGCGGTTCGATCCGTTGAAGCGGCCACCGGTCAAGTCCACCTACCCGAAACCGATCTCGAACTGGGAAGGCGTGCCGAACAGTATCGATGCGGCACTGCAGTACACCAACGGGTACACCTACTTCTTCAAGGACGACAAGTACTATCGGTTTAACGATAGAACGTTCACG GTTGACCAGTCCGATCCACCGTTCCCGCGACCGACGGCACACTGGTGGTACGGTTGCAAGAACACACCGTCGACCTTCAACACGCTAGGTAATGTACGATTGCAAAAATCCGACGAACATCCCGACGATATCACCAATTTGATTCTGGATGCCG ATACGGACGATCGGCCAGAACCGGACAGCTATAGTGGCAATGGAGGAGGACGCGCCGGCATCAAGCTCAGTATTACTACCCTTTTGGCGGCCGTGCTCGGAGTGTACCTTGTCAGCTGCTGTTAG
- the LOC118512669 gene encoding matrix metalloproteinase-14 isoform X4: MLRAHWIRALAIVLVGACATGTASPVSTTPQAELYLSQFGYLSPKYRNPTSGNLLDQDTWEKAIMEFQSFAGLNVTGELDGETMQLMSLPRCGVKDKVGFGSDTRSKRYALQGSRWKVKDLTYRISKYPKRLERTAVDKEIAKAFSVWSEFTDLRFTPKKTGAVHIDIRFEENEHGDGDPFDGPGGTLAHAYFPVYGGDAHFDDAEQWTIDKPRGTNLFQVAAHEFGHSLGLSHSDVRSALMAPFYRGYDPVFRLDSDDIQGIQTLYGTKTRTGGGSGGSGGGSVTPTRTPRPKTPTELDSELCTSPKIDAIFNTADGSTYAFKGDKYYKLTENAVAEGYPKKIADGWPGLPGNIDAAFTYKNGKTYFFQGTKYWRYQGRQVDGDYPKEISEGFTGVPDHLDAAMVWGGNGKIYFYKGSKFWRFDPLKRPPVKSTYPKPISNWEGVPNSIDAALQYTNGYTYFFKDDKYYRFNDRTFTVDQSDPPFPRPTAHWWYGCKNTPSTFNTLDTDDRPEPDSYSGNGGGRAGIKLSITTLLAAVLGVYLVSCC; this comes from the exons ATGTTACGCGCACACTGGATACGAGCGTTAGCGATCGTGCTGGTGGGTGCATGTGCAACCGGCACTGCATCTCCCGTTTCGACAACTCCACAAGCCGAG CTCTACCTCTCACAGTTTGGATACCTGAGTCCCAAATATCGGAACCCCACTAGCGGGAACCTGCTAGATCAGGACACATGGGAGAAAGCCATCATGGAGTTCCAGAGCTTTGCCGGGCTGAACGTTACCGGCGAGCTGGATGGGGAAACGATGCAGCTAATGTCACTGCCACGGTGCGGTGTTAAGGATAAGGTGGGCTTCGGGTCGGACACACGCTCTAAGCGGTACGCTCTGCAGGGTAGTCGCTGGAAGGTGAAGGATCTCACCTACCGGATATCCAAGTACCCGAAGCGGCTGGAACGGACGGCGGTGGATAAGGAGATAGCGAAGGCATTCAGCGTTTGGAGCGAGTTTACGGATCTACGCTTCACGCCAAAGAAAACCGGTGCCGTCCACATCGACATTCGGTTCGAGGAGAACGAGCACGGTGATGGTGATCCGTTCGATGGTCCGGGCGGTACCTTGGCCCACGCGTACTTCCCGGTGTACGGCGGTGATGCACACTTTGACGATGCGGAACAGTGGACGATTGATAAACCGCGAGGCACCAACCTGTTCCAGGTGGCAGCACACGAGTTTGGCCACTCGCTGGGACTTAGTCATTCGGATGTGAGATCGGCCCTGATGGCACCGTTCTACCGTGGGTACGATCCTGTCTTCCGGTTGGATTCGGATGATATTCAG GGCATTCAAACTCTCTACGGAACCAAGACACGAACCGGTGGTGGAAGCGgaggtagtggtggtggatcTGTCACACCGACGAGAACACCCAGACCAAAGACACCGACCGAGCTGGATTCGGAGCTGTGCACGTCTCCGAAGATCGACGCCATATTCAACACTGCCGATGGCAGTACGTACGCCTTCAAGGGCGATAAGTACTACAAGCTGACGGAGAATGCAGTCGCTGAGGGATATCCGAAAAAGATCGCCGACGGATGGCCAGGACTTCCGG GCAACATCGATGCAGCGTTCACGTACAAAAATGGCAAGACATACTTCTTCCAGGGCACCAAATACTGGCGGTACCAGGGCCGTCAGGTCGATGGTGACTATCCGAAGGAGATTAGCGAAGGGTTCACCGGCGTGCCGGACCATCTCGATGCGGCGATGGTGTGGGGCGGCAATGGCAAGATCTACTTCTACAAGGGCAGCAAATTCTGGCGGTTCGATCCGTTGAAGCGGCCACCGGTCAAGTCCACCTACCCGAAACCGATCTCGAACTGGGAAGGCGTGCCGAACAGTATCGATGCGGCACTGCAGTACACCAACGGGTACACCTACTTCTTCAAGGACGACAAGTACTATCGGTTTAACGATAGAACGTTCACG GTTGACCAGTCCGATCCACCGTTCCCGCGACCGACGGCACACTGGTGGTACGGTTGCAAGAACACACCGTCGACCTTCAACACGCTAG ATACGGACGATCGGCCAGAACCGGACAGCTATAGTGGCAATGGAGGAGGACGCGCCGGCATCAAGCTCAGTATTACTACCCTTTTGGCGGCCGTGCTCGGAGTGTACCTTGTCAGCTGCTGTTAG
- the LOC118512669 gene encoding matrix metalloproteinase-14 isoform X6, which yields MLRAHWIRALAIVLVGACATGTASPVSTTPQAELYLSQFGYLSPKYRNPTSGNLLDQDTWEKAIMEFQSFAGLNVTGELDGETMQLMSLPRCGVKDKVGFGSDTRSKRYALQGSRWKVKDLTYRISKYPKRLERTAVDKEIAKAFSVWSEFTDLRFTPKKTGAVHIDIRFEENEHGDGDPFDGPGGTLAHAYFPVYGGDAHFDDAEQWTIDKPRGTNLFQVAAHEFGHSLGLSHSDVRSALMAPFYRGYDPVFRLDSDDIQGIQTLYGTKTRTGGGSGGSGGGSVTPTRTPRPKTPTELDSELCTSPKIDAIFNTADGSTYAFKGDKYYKLTENAVAEGYPKKIADGWPGLPGNIDAAFTYKNGKTYFFQGTKYWRYQGRQVDGDYPKEISEGFTGVPDHLDAAMVWGGNGKIYFYKGSKFWRFDPLKRPPVKSTYPKPISNWEGVPNSIDAALQYTNGYTYFFKDDKYYRFNDRTFTVDQSDPPFPRPTAHWWYGCKNTPSTFNTLA from the exons ATGTTACGCGCACACTGGATACGAGCGTTAGCGATCGTGCTGGTGGGTGCATGTGCAACCGGCACTGCATCTCCCGTTTCGACAACTCCACAAGCCGAG CTCTACCTCTCACAGTTTGGATACCTGAGTCCCAAATATCGGAACCCCACTAGCGGGAACCTGCTAGATCAGGACACATGGGAGAAAGCCATCATGGAGTTCCAGAGCTTTGCCGGGCTGAACGTTACCGGCGAGCTGGATGGGGAAACGATGCAGCTAATGTCACTGCCACGGTGCGGTGTTAAGGATAAGGTGGGCTTCGGGTCGGACACACGCTCTAAGCGGTACGCTCTGCAGGGTAGTCGCTGGAAGGTGAAGGATCTCACCTACCGGATATCCAAGTACCCGAAGCGGCTGGAACGGACGGCGGTGGATAAGGAGATAGCGAAGGCATTCAGCGTTTGGAGCGAGTTTACGGATCTACGCTTCACGCCAAAGAAAACCGGTGCCGTCCACATCGACATTCGGTTCGAGGAGAACGAGCACGGTGATGGTGATCCGTTCGATGGTCCGGGCGGTACCTTGGCCCACGCGTACTTCCCGGTGTACGGCGGTGATGCACACTTTGACGATGCGGAACAGTGGACGATTGATAAACCGCGAGGCACCAACCTGTTCCAGGTGGCAGCACACGAGTTTGGCCACTCGCTGGGACTTAGTCATTCGGATGTGAGATCGGCCCTGATGGCACCGTTCTACCGTGGGTACGATCCTGTCTTCCGGTTGGATTCGGATGATATTCAG GGCATTCAAACTCTCTACGGAACCAAGACACGAACCGGTGGTGGAAGCGgaggtagtggtggtggatcTGTCACACCGACGAGAACACCCAGACCAAAGACACCGACCGAGCTGGATTCGGAGCTGTGCACGTCTCCGAAGATCGACGCCATATTCAACACTGCCGATGGCAGTACGTACGCCTTCAAGGGCGATAAGTACTACAAGCTGACGGAGAATGCAGTCGCTGAGGGATATCCGAAAAAGATCGCCGACGGATGGCCAGGACTTCCGG GCAACATCGATGCAGCGTTCACGTACAAAAATGGCAAGACATACTTCTTCCAGGGCACCAAATACTGGCGGTACCAGGGCCGTCAGGTCGATGGTGACTATCCGAAGGAGATTAGCGAAGGGTTCACCGGCGTGCCGGACCATCTCGATGCGGCGATGGTGTGGGGCGGCAATGGCAAGATCTACTTCTACAAGGGCAGCAAATTCTGGCGGTTCGATCCGTTGAAGCGGCCACCGGTCAAGTCCACCTACCCGAAACCGATCTCGAACTGGGAAGGCGTGCCGAACAGTATCGATGCGGCACTGCAGTACACCAACGGGTACACCTACTTCTTCAAGGACGACAAGTACTATCGGTTTAACGATAGAACGTTCACG GTTGACCAGTCCGATCCACCGTTCCCGCGACCGACGGCACACTGGTGGTACGGTTGCAAGAACACACCGTCGACCTTCAACACGCTAG CATGA
- the LOC118512669 gene encoding matrix metalloproteinase-14 isoform X5, producing the protein MLRAHWIRALAIVLVGACATGTASPVSTTPQAELYLSQFGYLSPKYRNPTSGNLLDQDTWEKAIMEFQSFAGLNVTGELDGETMQLMSLPRCGVKDKVGFGSDTRSKRYALQGSRWKVKDLTYRISKYPKRLERTAVDKEIAKAFSVWSEFTDLRFTPKKTGAVHIDIRFEENEHGDGDPFDGPGGTLAHAYFPVYGGDAHFDDAEQWTIDKPRGTNLFQVAAHEFGHSLGLSHSDVRSALMAPFYRGYDPVFRLDSDDIQGIQTLYGTKTRTGGGSGGSGGGSVTPTRTPRPKTPTELDSELCTSPKIDAIFNTADGSTYAFKGDKYYKLTENAVAEGYPKKIADGWPGLPGNIDAAFTYKNGKTYFFQGTKYWRYQGRQVDGDYPKEISEGFTGVPDHLDAAMVWGGNGKIYFYKGSKFWRFDPLKRPPVKSTYPKPISNWEGVPNSIDAALQYTNGYTYFFKDDKYYRFNDRTFTVDQSDPPFPRPTAHWWYGCKNTPSTFNTLGNVRLQKSDEHPDDITNLILDAATDDYQPYSRNGL; encoded by the exons ATGTTACGCGCACACTGGATACGAGCGTTAGCGATCGTGCTGGTGGGTGCATGTGCAACCGGCACTGCATCTCCCGTTTCGACAACTCCACAAGCCGAG CTCTACCTCTCACAGTTTGGATACCTGAGTCCCAAATATCGGAACCCCACTAGCGGGAACCTGCTAGATCAGGACACATGGGAGAAAGCCATCATGGAGTTCCAGAGCTTTGCCGGGCTGAACGTTACCGGCGAGCTGGATGGGGAAACGATGCAGCTAATGTCACTGCCACGGTGCGGTGTTAAGGATAAGGTGGGCTTCGGGTCGGACACACGCTCTAAGCGGTACGCTCTGCAGGGTAGTCGCTGGAAGGTGAAGGATCTCACCTACCGGATATCCAAGTACCCGAAGCGGCTGGAACGGACGGCGGTGGATAAGGAGATAGCGAAGGCATTCAGCGTTTGGAGCGAGTTTACGGATCTACGCTTCACGCCAAAGAAAACCGGTGCCGTCCACATCGACATTCGGTTCGAGGAGAACGAGCACGGTGATGGTGATCCGTTCGATGGTCCGGGCGGTACCTTGGCCCACGCGTACTTCCCGGTGTACGGCGGTGATGCACACTTTGACGATGCGGAACAGTGGACGATTGATAAACCGCGAGGCACCAACCTGTTCCAGGTGGCAGCACACGAGTTTGGCCACTCGCTGGGACTTAGTCATTCGGATGTGAGATCGGCCCTGATGGCACCGTTCTACCGTGGGTACGATCCTGTCTTCCGGTTGGATTCGGATGATATTCAG GGCATTCAAACTCTCTACGGAACCAAGACACGAACCGGTGGTGGAAGCGgaggtagtggtggtggatcTGTCACACCGACGAGAACACCCAGACCAAAGACACCGACCGAGCTGGATTCGGAGCTGTGCACGTCTCCGAAGATCGACGCCATATTCAACACTGCCGATGGCAGTACGTACGCCTTCAAGGGCGATAAGTACTACAAGCTGACGGAGAATGCAGTCGCTGAGGGATATCCGAAAAAGATCGCCGACGGATGGCCAGGACTTCCGG GCAACATCGATGCAGCGTTCACGTACAAAAATGGCAAGACATACTTCTTCCAGGGCACCAAATACTGGCGGTACCAGGGCCGTCAGGTCGATGGTGACTATCCGAAGGAGATTAGCGAAGGGTTCACCGGCGTGCCGGACCATCTCGATGCGGCGATGGTGTGGGGCGGCAATGGCAAGATCTACTTCTACAAGGGCAGCAAATTCTGGCGGTTCGATCCGTTGAAGCGGCCACCGGTCAAGTCCACCTACCCGAAACCGATCTCGAACTGGGAAGGCGTGCCGAACAGTATCGATGCGGCACTGCAGTACACCAACGGGTACACCTACTTCTTCAAGGACGACAAGTACTATCGGTTTAACGATAGAACGTTCACG GTTGACCAGTCCGATCCACCGTTCCCGCGACCGACGGCACACTGGTGGTACGGTTGCAAGAACACACCGTCGACCTTCAACACGCTAGGTAATGTACGATTGCAAAAATCCGACGAACATCCCGACGATATCACCAATTTGATTCTGGATGCCG CTACCGATGACTATCAACCGTACAGTCGCAACGGTCTGTAA